The Cucumis melo cultivar AY chromosome 6, USDA_Cmelo_AY_1.0, whole genome shotgun sequence genome includes a region encoding these proteins:
- the LOC103484025 gene encoding transcription factor bHLH36-like, with translation MFPFNDSSHDIDNYQIHLQNLFSYQLISSQEGGSSENLNTNNKIDETTQNEEKKIMHRDVERERRKQMASLLTNLRSLLPLEFIKGRRSRVDIVDEAVNYIEYLRGKINELHLKRDAIVKRLHLESSSSCNNDIPSTSCVVIKQYSGGLEIVISNGIISEQNFQLSGVMRVLIEQSIEIETCSSTKLNERMLYTIQTKVDDSTKIDLHELKQRLYQVCNSE, from the exons ATGTTTCCCTTCAATGATTCCTCACATGATATTGATAATTATCAAATCCATCTCCAAAATCTCTTTTCTTATCAACTAATTTCGTCCCAAGAAGGAGGCAGTAGTGAAAATCTTAATACCAACAACAAAATTGACGAAACCACTCAAAATGAAGAGAAGAAGATTATGCACCGAGATGTTGAACgtgaaagaagaaaacaaatggCCTCTCTTCTCACCAACCTTCGATCTTTGCTTCCTCTTGAATTTATaaag GGTAGGCGTAGTAGGGTTGATATTGTTGATGAAGCGGTGAATTATATTGAATATTTAAGAGGGAAGATCAATGAGCTTCATCTTAAAAGAGATGCGATAGTAAAGAGGCTGCATTTGGAATCATCCTCAAGTTGCAATAATGATATTCCTTCTACAAGTTGTGTTGTAATTAAGCAATATTCAGGAGGATTGGAGATTGTGATAAGTAATGGTATTATTTCAGAGCAGAATTTTCAACTTTCAGGAGTGATGAGGGTTTTGATTGAACAAAGTATTGAAATCGAAACTTGTTCTTCCACCAAATTAAATGAAAGGATGTTGTACACCATTCAGACAAAG gTGGATGATTCAACTAAGATTGATCTGCATGAACTGAAGCAAAGACTATATCAAGTTTGCAATTCTGAGTGA
- the LOC103484026 gene encoding PTI1-like tyrosine-protein kinase At3g15890, whose translation MVWSCFSCIGGHQNKSQKSMNESIDYPWEIYTLKELLQATNNFNKDNKIGEGGFGSVYWGRTSKGVDIAVKRLKAMTAKAEMEFAVEVEILARVRHENLLGLRGFYAGGEERLIVYDYMPNHSLLSHLHGQLADQCLLDWKRRVNIAIGAAEGLSYLHHEAQPHIIHRDIKASNVLLNSDFEAKVADFGFAKLIPDGVSHLTTRVKGTLGYLAPEYAMWGKVAESCDVYSFGILLLEIVSGRKPLEKLPNGTKRDIVQWATPYAQTEDFDQIADPRLNQNFDVHDLKSIVTIALRCTDGNAESRPSMKQVVAWLKDGLSTKKEMPHLKNNETPHVDQDEENYEKNHTDREELGKQQFDDGGIWR comes from the exons ATGGTTTGGAGTTGCTTTAGTTGCATTGGTGGCCACCAGAATAAATCACAAAAAAG TATGAACGAGAGCATAGATTATCCATGGGAAATCTACACTCTCAAGGAGCTTCTTCAAGCCACAAATAACTTCAACAAAGATAACAAGATTGGTGAAGGAGGATTTGGAAGTGTTTATTGGGGTCGAACGAGTAAAGGTGTCGAC ATAGCGGTGAAAAGATTGAAGGCCATGACAGCAAAGGCAGAGATGGAGTTTGCAGTTGAAGTGGAGATTCTTGCTAGGGTTAGACATGAAAATTTGTTGGGTTTGAGAGGATTTTATGCTGGTGGAGAAGAAAGACTTATTGTATATGATTACATGCCAAATCATAGCTTGCTTTCCCATTTACATGGTCAATTAGCTGATCAATGTCTTTTAGATTGGAAGAGAAGAGTGAACATCGCCATTGGAGCAGCCGAAGGCTTATC GTACTTACATCATGAGGCGCAACCTCACATAATACACAGAGATATAAAAGCAAGTAATGTACTTTTGAACTCGGATTTCGAAGCAAAAGTTGCTGATTTTGGTTTTGCAAAGCTGATACCGGATGGGGTTTCGCATTTAACCACAAGGGTTAAAGGAACTTTAGGATATTTAGCTCCCGAATACGCCATGTGGGGAAAGGTTGCAGAAAGTTGCGATGTATACAGTTTTGGGATTTTACTTTTAGAGATTGTTAGTGGTCGAAAGCCATTAGAAAAGCTTCCAAATGGCACGAAACGAGATATTGTTCAATGGGCCACTCCATATGCTCAAACCGAAGATTTTGATCAAATTGCTGATCCAAGATTGAACCAAAATTTTGATGTTCATGACTTGAAATCTATTGTGACCATTGCCTTAAGATGCACTGATGGGAATGCTGAGAGTCGTCCGAGTATGAAACAAGTGGTTGCTTGGCTTAAGGATGGCTTGAGTACAAAGAAAGAAATGCCTCATCTCAAAAATAATGAAACTCCTCATGTAGATCAAGATGAAGAAAATTATGAGAAGAATCATACAGATCGTGAAGAGCTTGGGAAACAGCAATTTGACGATGGTGGGATATGGAGGTGA